In the genome of Drosophila yakuba strain Tai18E2 chromosome 3R, Prin_Dyak_Tai18E2_2.1, whole genome shotgun sequence, one region contains:
- the LOC26535504 gene encoding phenoloxidase-activating factor 2 isoform X3, which produces MTGCKSTFISICAITLLGLSSPAPQQNINAQKNIDEIFNTNSNRPAQLHSGIGLVVTPDPIETIRQHSNFSSTSGKTATCNCVPYYKCDPSTNSVTEDGSFDGFGVIDIRFNADDPICPASVDVCCDDNRTLNRTLNPTPLDQRPNQPRGCGVRNTGGLDFTLSGVSQNEAGFGEFPWTVALLHSENSSYFCAGSLIHKQVVLTAVHCVETVKTGSFIVRAGEWDTQTTKERLPYQERSVQTVIWHPEYKSRNIAYDFALVILSQPVALDDHINVICLPQQDDIPEPGNTCFSTGWGKDDFGSMGKYSAIMKRVPLPIVEFNNCQTRLRGTRLGPKFALDRSFICAGGQRGIDTCQGDGGAPLACPIGSTSESRYQQAGIVAWGIGCNEEVPAAYANVALARSWIDQQMLANGFGTAVYTA; this is translated from the coding sequence ATGACTGGCTGTAAAAGTACTTTTATATCAATATGTGCAATTACATTATTAGGCCTATCGTCACCTGCTCCTCAGCAGAATATAAACGCACAAAAGAACATtgatgaaatatttaatactaaTAGTAATCGTCCAGCGCAACTGCATAGCGGAATCGGATTAGTGGTTACACCCGATCCCATAGAAACCATAAGACAACATTCAAATTTCAGTTCAACTAGTGGCAAAACTGCCACTTGTAATTGCGTACCTTATTATAAATGTGATCCATCAACGAATAGTGTCACTGAAGATGGCTCTTTTGACGGATTTGGTGTTATAGACATTCGTTTTAACGCCGATGATCCAATATGCCCGGCATCTGTAGACGTATGTTGTGATGATAATAGGACGCTCAATAGGACGTTGAATCCGACGCCCTTGGATCAAAGACCAAACCAACCAAGGGGCTGCGGTGTTCGCAACACAGGTGGATTAGATTTTACTCTTTCCGGGGTATCCCAAAATGAAGCGGGCTTTGGCGAGTTTCCATGGACGGTAGCATTATTGCATTCAGAAAATTCAAGCTATTTCTGTGCTGGATCACTTATACATAAACAGGTGGTTTTGACCGCTGTGCACTGTGTTGAGACGGTTAAAACAGGATCATTTATTGTCCGAGCTGGAGAGTGGGACACACAAACAACGAAAGAGCGCCTACCGTATCAAGAAAGATCGGTTCAAACTGTTATATGGCATCCAGAATATAAAAGCAGAAACATAGCTTATGATTTCGCACTTGTAATTCTAAGTCAACCAGTTGCTTTGGATGATCACATTAATGTTATATGTTTACCACAACAAGATGATATTCCGGAACCCGGTAACACATGTTTTTCTACCGGCTGGGGAAAAGATGATTTTGGTTCTATGGGCAAATATAGCGCCATAATGAAACGTGTTCCATTGCCCATTGTCGAGTTTAACAATTGTCAAACACGACTTAGAGGCACTAGACTTGGACCAAAGTTTGCATTGGATAGGTCATTCATATGCGCAGGTGGACAGCGTGGCATTGATACTTGTCAAGGGGATGGCGGAGCTCCACTAGCTTGTCCTATTGGAAGTACAAGTGAATCCCGATATCAGCAGGCTGGTATAGTTGCTTGGGGAATAGGATGTAATGAGGAAGTTCCAGCAGCTTATGCCAACGTAGCCTTGGCCCGAAGTTGGATTGACCAGCAAATGTTAGCCAATGGCTTCGGAACGGCAGTGTACACAGCTTGA
- the LOC26535504 gene encoding phenoloxidase-activating factor 2 isoform X1, producing the protein MLTPTIHNGKVQTQTTAMTGCKSTFISICAITLLGLSSPAPQQNINAQKNIDEIFNTNSNRPAQLHSGIGLVVTPDPIETIRQHSNFSSTSGKTATCNCVPYYKCDPSTNSVTEDGSFDGFGVIDIRFNADDPICPASVDVCCDDNRTLNRTLNPTPLDQRPNQPRGCGVRNTGGLDFTLSGVSQNEAGFGEFPWTVALLHSENSSYFCAGSLIHKQVVLTAVHCVETVKTGSFIVRAGEWDTQTTKERLPYQERSVQTVIWHPEYKSRNIAYDFALVILSQPVALDDHINVICLPQQDDIPEPGNTCFSTGWGKDDFGSMGKYSAIMKRVPLPIVEFNNCQTRLRGTRLGPKFALDRSFICAGGQRGIDTCQGDGGAPLACPIGSTSESRYQQAGIVAWGIGCNEEVPAAYANVALARSWIDQQMLANGFGTAVYTA; encoded by the coding sequence ATGACTGGCTGTAAAAGTACTTTTATATCAATATGTGCAATTACATTATTAGGCCTATCGTCACCTGCTCCTCAGCAGAATATAAACGCACAAAAGAACATtgatgaaatatttaatactaaTAGTAATCGTCCAGCGCAACTGCATAGCGGAATCGGATTAGTGGTTACACCCGATCCCATAGAAACCATAAGACAACATTCAAATTTCAGTTCAACTAGTGGCAAAACTGCCACTTGTAATTGCGTACCTTATTATAAATGTGATCCATCAACGAATAGTGTCACTGAAGATGGCTCTTTTGACGGATTTGGTGTTATAGACATTCGTTTTAACGCCGATGATCCAATATGCCCGGCATCTGTAGACGTATGTTGTGATGATAATAGGACGCTCAATAGGACGTTGAATCCGACGCCCTTGGATCAAAGACCAAACCAACCAAGGGGCTGCGGTGTTCGCAACACAGGTGGATTAGATTTTACTCTTTCCGGGGTATCCCAAAATGAAGCGGGCTTTGGCGAGTTTCCATGGACGGTAGCATTATTGCATTCAGAAAATTCAAGCTATTTCTGTGCTGGATCACTTATACATAAACAGGTGGTTTTGACCGCTGTGCACTGTGTTGAGACGGTTAAAACAGGATCATTTATTGTCCGAGCTGGAGAGTGGGACACACAAACAACGAAAGAGCGCCTACCGTATCAAGAAAGATCGGTTCAAACTGTTATATGGCATCCAGAATATAAAAGCAGAAACATAGCTTATGATTTCGCACTTGTAATTCTAAGTCAACCAGTTGCTTTGGATGATCACATTAATGTTATATGTTTACCACAACAAGATGATATTCCGGAACCCGGTAACACATGTTTTTCTACCGGCTGGGGAAAAGATGATTTTGGTTCTATGGGCAAATATAGCGCCATAATGAAACGTGTTCCATTGCCCATTGTCGAGTTTAACAATTGTCAAACACGACTTAGAGGCACTAGACTTGGACCAAAGTTTGCATTGGATAGGTCATTCATATGCGCAGGTGGACAGCGTGGCATTGATACTTGTCAAGGGGATGGCGGAGCTCCACTAGCTTGTCCTATTGGAAGTACAAGTGAATCCCGATATCAGCAGGCTGGTATAGTTGCTTGGGGAATAGGATGTAATGAGGAAGTTCCAGCAGCTTATGCCAACGTAGCCTTGGCCCGAAGTTGGATTGACCAGCAAATGTTAGCCAATGGCTTCGGAACGGCAGTGTACACAGCTTGA